A stretch of Catenulispora sp. MAP5-51 DNA encodes these proteins:
- a CDS encoding protein meaA, with protein MRTYAGHSTPAESNALYRRNLAKGQTGLSVAFDLPTQTGYDPDSILARGEVGKVGVPVSHLGDMRALFDGIPLERMNTSMTINAPAMWLLALYQVAAEEQGADVAALAGTTQNDIVKEYLSRGTYVFPPGPSLRLITDTIAYTVANLPKWNPINICSYHLQEAGAQPVQEVAYALSTAIAVLDGVRDSGQVAPEDFGQVVGRISFFVNAGVRFVEEMCKLRAFSALWDRITRERYGVADEKLRRFRYGVQVNSLGLTEAQPENNVQRILLEMLAVTLSKDARARAVQLPAWNEALGLPRPWDQQWSLRMQQVLAYESDLLEYPDLFAGSKVVEAKTDEIAAAAWAEIERIQELGGVVAAVESGYLKAQLVGAHAERRAKIESGEMTVVGVNKFTETEPSPLTADLDAAIQTVDPAVEQHAVAALKEWKEQRDGAAVDAALDRLRREAATDANLMDATLECVRAGVTTGEWTGVLREVFGEFRAPTGVSGSTGTAIPSEELAELRREVDQASEELGRRLRLLVGKPGLDGHSNGAEQIAVRARDAGFEVVYQGIRLTPAQIAAAAVAEDVHCVGLSVLSGSHLQLVPEVLKELRASGAGSVPVVVGGIIPDADARALREAGVAAVFTPKDFGITQILHTIVEEIRRAGSVAV; from the coding sequence ATGCGGACTTACGCCGGCCACTCCACCCCGGCCGAGTCCAACGCCCTGTACCGCCGGAACCTGGCGAAGGGCCAGACCGGGCTGTCGGTCGCCTTCGACCTGCCCACGCAGACCGGCTACGACCCGGACTCGATCCTGGCCCGCGGGGAGGTCGGCAAGGTCGGCGTGCCGGTCTCGCACCTGGGCGACATGCGCGCGCTGTTCGACGGCATCCCGCTGGAGCGGATGAACACCTCGATGACCATCAACGCCCCGGCCATGTGGCTGCTGGCGCTGTACCAGGTCGCCGCCGAGGAGCAGGGTGCCGACGTCGCCGCGCTGGCCGGCACCACGCAGAACGACATCGTCAAGGAGTACCTGTCGCGCGGGACCTACGTCTTCCCGCCCGGCCCCTCGCTGCGGCTGATCACCGACACCATCGCCTACACGGTGGCGAACCTGCCGAAGTGGAACCCGATCAACATCTGCTCCTACCACCTGCAGGAGGCCGGCGCGCAGCCGGTGCAGGAGGTCGCCTACGCGCTGTCCACGGCCATCGCCGTGCTCGACGGCGTGCGCGACTCCGGGCAGGTGGCCCCGGAGGACTTCGGCCAGGTGGTCGGGCGCATCTCGTTCTTCGTCAACGCCGGCGTGCGCTTCGTTGAGGAGATGTGCAAGCTGCGGGCCTTCTCAGCGCTCTGGGACCGCATCACGCGCGAGCGCTACGGCGTCGCCGACGAGAAGCTGCGCCGTTTCCGCTACGGCGTCCAGGTCAACTCCCTGGGGCTGACCGAGGCCCAGCCGGAGAACAACGTGCAGCGGATCCTGCTGGAGATGCTGGCCGTCACGCTGTCCAAGGACGCGCGGGCCCGCGCCGTGCAGCTGCCGGCGTGGAACGAGGCGCTGGGCCTGCCGCGGCCGTGGGACCAGCAGTGGTCGCTGCGCATGCAGCAGGTGCTGGCCTACGAGTCGGACCTGCTGGAGTACCCGGACCTGTTCGCCGGCTCGAAGGTGGTCGAGGCCAAGACCGACGAGATCGCCGCCGCCGCCTGGGCGGAGATCGAGCGCATCCAGGAGCTCGGCGGCGTCGTGGCGGCCGTGGAGTCCGGCTATCTGAAGGCGCAGCTGGTCGGCGCGCACGCCGAGCGGCGCGCGAAGATCGAGTCCGGCGAGATGACGGTCGTGGGCGTCAACAAGTTCACCGAGACCGAGCCGAGCCCGCTGACCGCCGACCTGGACGCCGCGATCCAGACCGTCGACCCGGCCGTGGAGCAGCACGCCGTGGCGGCGCTGAAGGAGTGGAAGGAGCAGCGGGACGGCGCGGCGGTGGACGCCGCGCTGGACCGGCTGCGCCGCGAGGCCGCCACCGACGCCAACCTGATGGACGCGACGCTGGAGTGCGTGCGCGCCGGGGTGACCACGGGGGAGTGGACCGGTGTGCTGCGCGAGGTCTTCGGCGAGTTCCGGGCGCCCACCGGCGTCTCGGGTTCCACCGGGACCGCGATCCCGTCGGAGGAGCTGGCGGAGCTGCGCCGCGAGGTGGATCAGGCCTCTGAGGAGCTCGGCCGGCGGCTGCGGCTGCTGGTTGGCAAGCCCGGGCTGGACGGCCACTCCAACGGCGCCGAGCAGATCGCGGTGCGCGCCCGCGACGCCGGTTTCGAGGTCGTCTACCAGGGGATCCGGCTGACGCCGGCGCAGATCGCGGCGGCCGCGGTGGCCGAGGACGTGCACTGCGTCGGGCTCTCGGTGCTGTCCGGCTCGCATCTGCAACTGGTGCCGGAAGTGCTGAAGGAACTGCGGGCCTCCGGGGCCGGATCGGTGCCCGTGGTGGTCGGCGGCATCATCCCCGACGCCGACGCGCGGGCGCTGCGCGAGGCGGGCGTCGCCGCGGTGTTCACGCCGAAGGATTTCGGTATCACGCAGATCCTGCACACCATCGTCGAAGAGATCCGGCGTGCCGGATCGGTCGCGGTCTGA
- the nucS gene encoding endonuclease NucS codes for MRIVIAHCTVDYAGRLSSHLPEAKRLLMVKNDGSVSIHADDRAYKPLNWMSPPCVLKETAGDEDGGLVWTVTNKAGERLVITLRDIELDSSHDLGVDPGLQKDGVEAHLQELLADQIETLGTGWTLVRREYPTAIGPVDIMARDADGAHVAVEIKRRGEIDGVEQLTRYLELLNRDPLLAPVRGVFAAQEIKPQARVLAGDRGIECAVLDYEVLRGMDDPSSRLF; via the coding sequence ATGCGCATCGTCATCGCCCACTGCACCGTCGACTACGCCGGCCGTCTGTCCTCGCACCTTCCGGAGGCCAAGCGGCTGCTGATGGTGAAGAACGACGGCAGCGTCTCGATCCACGCCGACGACCGCGCCTACAAGCCGCTCAACTGGATGTCGCCGCCCTGCGTGCTCAAGGAGACCGCCGGCGACGAGGACGGCGGCCTGGTCTGGACCGTCACCAACAAGGCCGGCGAGCGCCTGGTGATCACCCTGCGGGACATCGAACTGGACTCCAGCCACGACCTCGGCGTCGACCCCGGCCTGCAGAAGGACGGCGTCGAGGCGCACCTGCAGGAACTGCTCGCCGACCAGATCGAGACCCTGGGCACCGGCTGGACCCTGGTCCGCCGCGAGTACCCGACCGCCATCGGCCCGGTGGACATCATGGCCCGCGACGCCGACGGCGCCCACGTCGCCGTGGAGATCAAGCGCCGCGGCGAGATCGACGGCGTCGAGCAGCTGACCCGCTACCTGGAACTCCTCAACCGCGACCCGCTGCTCGCCCCGGTCCGCGGCGTGTTCGCGGCGCAGGAGATCAAGCCGCAGGCGCGGGTGCTGGCCGGGGACCGCGGGATCGAGTGCGCGGTGCTGGATTACGAGGTGCTGCGCGGGATGGACGACCCGAGTTCCCGTTTGTTCTGA